The sequence below is a genomic window from Oreochromis aureus strain Israel breed Guangdong linkage group 12, ZZ_aureus, whole genome shotgun sequence.
CTCCTTGCGCTTCTCTGTAGCTTATAACTGGGAGAGACATTGTGGTCAGATGCCTGCTCCACCATCCTTTGTACCCGGTGCTATGAGCAAACTCACAGATAAGATGGACTTCTCAGAGAGAGTGTGGAACTTTCTCTACTACGCTCTTCAAGACATCGCGATGAGTCACATTTTTGGAAAAGTAGACAGATATTACTCTGATGTCAAAGGTGAGCAAATAGGCATGAAGcactggtttaaaaaaacatttttttaaatctgctaATACTATAAATGCAGTGTTTTATATCTCATCAGATCTGATTAAGAAAATATGTCTTCTATGAACTATTGGTGATACGTTTGGTGATACTCATGCATTGCAACAGGAACTCCCACAAGTGCCTGTGAGTTGATGAGTAAAGCAGACATCTGGTTAATCCGAACCTACTGGGATTTTGAATTCCCTCGTCCTTTCCTCCCCAACTTCAAATATGTTGGTGGGATCCACTGCAGACCTGCTAAACCTTTACCAGAGGTAAGGACACTCAACTATTACCATCTGATTAATCATTACATCACAGAATATTCCTGCCAGGAGCAGTGAAGCCATCAAAATGTtgaacaaaaatgcaaaaacagctGGTTGGCTGCCAGTGGGATAATATTCGACTTGTTACAGGATCTGGAGGAATTTGTGCAGAGTTCTGGAGATGATGGCATTGTGATCTTCACTTTAGGATCCATGATCAAAAACGTCACCAAAGAGAAGGCAAACATGATAGCCTCAGGCCTCGCTCAGATCCCACAAAAGGTCAGAGGATAATCTTTGTGCCAACTGTAATCAGTTTTTGTAAAGCGTGGAGTAGTTTTTCATGTTCCAGATAACTACATTTATTAATGACATTACAGATTGGACATTTCAAGTTCCCCTCCCTTGTGGGAACAAGCCAACTtaagcttgttttgttttttaattcagaGTGTGAAAATTCTTTGTCACCAACTTGATACACTGTGTccaacaaaaacaccacaatACACTGACAACACAGTAAGCTTAGAAATGTGTTACTGTTTATAGGTGCTGTGGAGATACAGGGGAGAAAAACCAGCAACTTTGGGTGCCAACACTAGAATATATGACTGGATCCCTCAGAATGACCTCCTGGGTAAGTAATGTTGGTACTCGTGGATATGGGCTTGGATGGGCAGAAATTATACTAGTGAAATGAGATGCTAGAGAGATAGCAAATTTAACAGTACCACTGCCAacgaaattattttttttctcaaaacctTTACTTAATTTTAATTCTTAAAGCCACTTGAGGcttgttacgacccggctcatagCCGCAACATAAGAGACGATGAATACCAGATTGTGGGTGAGAAGAGGTTGGctaaaaatggctggtgccactaaGGCAAAGACAAGTGAGCTCTCGAAGCTCCGTGGGTGGGGTGAATGCCGCTGGATCCATATCTGGCTGGTCCGTACTGCCACGGCGAGTGAGATGAGCCATGTGGGAATTAAAGGAGGATCCAAACGCAGGCACTTGTAAAGGTGTGAGGgtggtttattaaacacaacaaaagagatggacaaaatggtgaacggagaactaaactatactgggaaaactaaactactgaccctgaacagaaacacaaacctgaacacgaataacagcgagcagaaaacagatgacggttggcagcagggaaacacacggatgagacatggtggatacacagacggaccagccaaactacaaagacagaggacacgacttaaatacacacagagaaacacagggagattacacacaggtagggaacacagctgggaataatcaacaagacgagacagaggtaaaactgaacacactcacatgagacgcagaccttcacaataaaacaggaaacgagaacaaatccttaaacataacataaaacaaaacactgacaacattaaatcataacaggCTTATTTCACCACAGTCAACATTAACTtcctaagacccaaactcttccatggcatgcatttttaatttcttttttatatttggGCAtgttgggacctgatgaatgtaaaaacaatgaatttccagatttttttttttttttttttttacctgttttttgtttctgagaaaaatgagatccacatatgaggtttaaaattgtttaaaattacagtagaacagtggcagtataatcctcataagtggatatcaggcccttgttgcgcaaaatttagtattttggtctagacaacccaaaatgccatgtccacatatgtggatacCAGGTCCTGGGaggttaaatgtatttttggaaGCTGTGAGCACTTTTGATGACACAAGGAAACAATTTGAAGACTGAGAATTTTCTGACATACTATCCTGATAACTTATTACTTCTTGTGCAAACCTGCTGTGTTGATTAggctgggattttttttctctctctcttcttctgttgCACTATAGAGTTAGCTGTTTGAATGTGCAAATCAGTGTCAGCTAAAATCCCCTGTTCCAGGTTGTTGATATCCTCCTGTTGTCCAAATGTAAAAAACTAACTTTCAATGTCACACGGTTATTTGGCATGTGTCAGGTCATCCTAAAACTAGAGCTTTCATCACTCATGGAGGCACAAATGGGATTTACGAAGCCATCTACCACGGAGTTCCCATGGTGGGCATCCCAATGTTCGGTGACCAGCCAGACAACATGGTCCATATGAAGGCTAAAGGAGCTGCAGTTATTCTCAACTTGAACTTCATTACAACAGAAGATCTTAGAGACACTATCAACACAGTCATCAATGACAAATCGTGAGTTCTCTGAACTATCTGTGCTTTGGATTAGGTACTGAAAGCATagactgtaaaacaaaaaaacattcaaagaaAGGATGGATGTAGGCTCAGAGTATGAAAAGTGAAGTCTGCCTCTGCAGAAATCCATACAAGAGGATATACAACCCTATAGCTCTTTCAACACAAAACGCTCCTAAATTATggtcacatttaaaataaaacagatgtcAACACTTTAGGGCATGGCTACTTTGCGTCATTACCCTATGAATGTGCAGTAACCTCAGATTCTCAGTTAGTCATGCTCAAGTCAAGGCTTCAAAATAGGACTTTACTAATCTGTTATTTGTCACATGgaccattttatttttttacgtACAGTAAATGATtgaagctgattttttttaaacccatatGCACATTCACAGGTACAAAGAAAATGCTATGCGGCTGTCCAGCATCCACCACGACAGACCCATGAGTGCTCTGGAAGAAGCAGTATTCTGGATCGAGTTCACACTGAGAAACAAAGGGGCCAAGCACTTGAGGGTCCAGGCCCATGAGCTCACCTGGTACCAGTATCACAGCCTGGATGTCCTGGGCTTCTTCCTCACTATAGTTCTACTCCTCATATTCATCTTCATCAAGACCTGCAGTTTCTGCTTGCACAGGTGTTGTGTCAGGAaaggaaagacaaaaaagaaggcTGAATAACAACTAAACTGAAATGGTGCTGTGAATGTTGGGCCGGGGCAATATTTGTTACCTACATGAAactttctttcatttatgtTGAATTTCCCTTCATCTTCTCCTTTATGTATCACCACTAACTACTTTAACTGATGCACCAATTTGCAGAAGTGTACCTGAAGTTAATCTGACATTAAAAACCAAATGCTGATtggatgttgttttgttttttaaaagaaaaaccccccacaaatacacacacccacacacaaaatTCCTTCTGTGCCTTTATTTGAGTAATGAAAAGTCGACACTTTATGTAATCTTAGCACTACCATCAACTTATATATAGATGTGGATCATTTTTACATATAGAAATCATATTAACATTAATcacataacaaaaaaacaaactgcccTCCATGTCCTGAAAGAGGTTTACACAAGAGGTTTTACACATTTGTATGGCATTTACTATCTACCTTTCTTCTTATTTATAAACAGTTTAGGAATTATATTATTCCAATCATTTTTTTCTATCTTCTTTGACCTTCCCCAGCATCCGCTATATTGTCATGTAATACCACTAAAATGGTGCACTGAGTCAATGTAGCATGTTCTCTGCCCTGAAAGATGTAGGTAATACAATGCAAGGCAGAGGAAGCACTGGTGTCCTACTCAAGGGGACAGCAAACAGTGACTTGAACACCTTGAACATGGCCCTCATCACTACCAGATCCTCCCAGAAGATAACATGCTCAGTTCCAAAGAAAATAACATTGGAGCAGCTTACAGCTGTTCAAGAGTAAAATGAATCAATGATACTCAATTAACAGCATTTCTTGTGAACTGATAAGATAAGAGATGTTGTTGCCTATGATGACACGTAGGAATATCAATCTGTTACGGACAGTTCAAATACATTTGCTAAGATAGCTTTTTGTGAAACGGTTTCATACAAACACAATTGCTATTCATGATTAGCTTAATTATGTCAGAGCAAACTGTGAATTTGTTTCTATTTCAGTAAAGTGTTGCCACCTGGTGGTGAAAGTTTTAGGTTCATTTTTGCAGACGGTAATTTCAAATAGCACACacattggttcaggtatgtggatgtggatgacacctgggagaaaatcaaatctcaggacatACCACAATTCactgatcacattaactcggtggaccaacgcttcaaattcaccagggaggatatgaaaagtagcaggttagccttcttagactgtgagatttccatcagtaatgggggacgtTTAAAAGTTGatgaaagctccagccgattcAGGAGAGATGGTCAACTGCTGCCTAAGCAAAAACCCTTAATGATCccttatgtgtcaggagtattggaacagttgagacgcgatttttctaaacaccgcgtctctgtggcttttaaaccccaaaacacggtGCCCcaaaaaattggtccaccccaaggatcgggtcccccgacacaaacagagtaatgcagtgtatgctgttaagtgccagtAGGATTGCCAGGACTTATACATCagagaaaccaaacaacctccaactgtagccattccccaactctctgtgaatggtactcatggccattgatcaatggtcactGATCAGTGATCAATGGTcttagaggatcaatagggtgcacatgaccctcttggggacactcccacagggcttaacgtctgggactctccaccaattgttcttaaaactgaagaagcttcttgggtGAAACATCtgggtgaaacatcttcaaggaaacttaaagaagttcaGACACTTTTCCTtgatttcagtcattgtgcagatgtactgtttataatgttggggaaacctgcagtcaactgagactgaagaagtcacttggatgagtgacgaaacgtttctcccactgaaaatgacacgtccagatgaacagaatcaaccttttggaatttacttacctggatgattgagcatgcaccaaGATACAAATAGCACAGTTAAGATACTCTATcttgccaaaagtatttgcaTTATTTCCCATCTGCCTTCACATGtatatgaacttgagtgacatctcATTCTTCATGGCGCAGGGTCAGTTGTTTGGACCCAGTCTTCTGTCCATTGCAGGCACTGTGGCACATCTTTTTGAAAATGTCGGGGTGCTTCAACTCTTAAGATTTTTGTGGGCAGCTATATTGGCATTTCATCACCATGTCGAAGGCAGGCGACTTGGCGCTCTTTTTTGGGTGATGGAATTTCAGTTCCCATCAGATCTCGTGGGCAGAACAAGATCTAGCTGCAGTCAATATAAGGGTGATAATGTGGTCTGTCCAACTGCAGTCTTAAGTGATTTAGTGGATTGTCACTACAGCGACAACGGTGACAAGCCAGctggaaaaacaggaaatggggCTAACAGCCGTTCATCTACCTAAATCTTAAAATCGCTGTGTGGGAAacactgatttttttgttttgtacatCTCCAAAACATGACTTCTACCTAACCTAACTGATTTGCTTAGTTTTGTTCATTTGAGTTGCAAATAATTTAGTTCAAATAATGATATTCCACAATGATTGCGCTTAATTGTCTAAAGCTGATGTATGAATGTACTGAAAAATATTGTTAAAGTTAAAATACTTAAGAGTAATAAACTAGTACAGTTTATGAACATTTTACTGATGGGCTTTTTTAGACAGAGGATTTAATTATTTCTGACATTTCTGAACTGGATTAAAAAATTATAATCAGAAAACACTCTGTTTTAATATTCTCCAGTGTGAGCATCTCTAATCTGAACTAATATCAGCCTTCACTGAAAGCCAACGGCTCTCTGACACTGGGCATTGAGATGTTTTACTGAGTTACTATTAAACCCCATTTCACATTTAACTTTCAAAGTAGCATTGCAAATATCATCAAAGGCAAATGTGTTATAAGAAAACCCTAAGCTTTTGTAGAGCCACGAACATGTTACATGCTACATTTCATCTTGAAAGGATCTGCTCAAAAATCAGCCACTACGAACGGATCCAACACAGATCCAGACCAGATGAACTGGAAAATGATTTGTTCCACACAATGACTCCACACATCTGCGATCATGATCCTTCCCGCTGTGCAAGTGGACCCGGTGTTACGGATCCGGTATTGAGCCTGTGGTACATCCGGGGCGGGTCCGGTCCGGAGTGACTTGACAGTCAGGGAAGTTTTAGCGGATTCAGGCCCGTGTTTACTTTCGGCGGTGTTGAGCCGCTGTTCTGTCACCTGCTGTCGGGATTCAGCGTCTCTTTACTCTGGTAAGTTGCTCTTAGAGACATTTTGCCCATGTTGTGCAAGCAGTTACATCCATACTGATactttgtacttttattttagGGAGCTCGGTCATGTCTCCTTCAGCGGCCCGAGTTTAATGCCTTCCGGTATTGTGGTCACGTTAAATCAAGGTTGTATAACGGCCACAACTTTGGCGGCCTGTCATTCTCGAAGATTGTTTTCcttacttttttgtttgtttttccttgtggctttgtgtttttttctctcgcTTGTATTTCTCGTGACAGAAACTTAATTTCTTTCGAGGGGGATTTTGTTCCATCGAGCTGTTGGTGTCAGGTTCAGGCAGCAGGCTAATT
It includes:
- the LOC116326259 gene encoding UDP-glucuronosyltransferase 2A2-like; this encodes MELRLSACILLVLCATWSANGGNILVWYTEGSHWINMKPVLETLVDRGHQVTVLVPSSSLYMNANEPSRFRYEPFNVSFSKDAMQDFLEEFLRFSMYEIDYMSYWEIYIRFSEIIKTQMQFSIQYLDGVVKSEVVMKKLKEGNYDLLLADPIYRGSDLVADILGIPLVFSLRFSVAYNWERHCGQMPAPPSFVPGAMSKLTDKMDFSERVWNFLYYALQDIAMSHIFGKVDRYYSDVKGTPTSACELMSKADIWLIRTYWDFEFPRPFLPNFKYVGGIHCRPAKPLPEDLEEFVQSSGDDGIVIFTLGSMIKNVTKEKANMIASGLAQIPQKVLWRYRGEKPATLGANTRIYDWIPQNDLLGHPKTRAFITHGGTNGIYEAIYHGVPMVGIPMFGDQPDNMVHMKAKGAAVILNLNFITTEDLRDTINTVINDKSYKENAMRLSSIHHDRPMSALEEAVFWIEFTLRNKGAKHLRVQAHELTWYQYHSLDVLGFFLTIVLLLIFIFIKTCSFCLHRCCVRKGKTKKKAE